One Nocardia huaxiensis genomic window, GCCACCCATGAGAATGCCCGAAACCATGGGCGCCGCTTGGCGAATCACGCCCAGCCCGCCCGCGGCGCCGGCCTGCGAGGTCGCGCCCACCTGGGCGGCCAGTGAACCGGCCTGCAGCTGGATGATCGCGCCCAGCGGCACCGAGATGAGGATCGCCGGCCAGCCGGACACGCTCATCATGAACCAGGCCTGCGAAAGTGTTTCGCGCCAAGGGTGATTCAGCTTCGCGATATCGCGCACCAGCCCGTAGCCGGAGTCCACGGCGAGCAGCACGAGTCGCCCGAAGGTGCCGATCGAGCCGAGCAGCGTATTCCACGCCCACGACACCAGGGCCACGATCGGCCGCAGGATGGGCGGAAACTGCCGGCGCGGGGCCGCGAGTTCGTCGTCGATATCCGGTCGACCGTCCTCGACCGCTATCGCATCCATGTCAGCCCTTTCCGGACGCCACACATGTGCATTGCATACCTCCCCTAGCAGCGTCTGAGACAATCTACCCAAATGAGGACGGCATTGTCCCCGGTTTCCGTAAGCCAATCGATGATTAGGGCGTCCACCATTCGACTACGGCCTGCACCGCAGGATCCCCGCCGTCCCGGACAATCGTCAGGGCGGATTCCGTCAGCTGGATGGCGAGTCCGGCACCCGCGCCGGACCAGCGTCCGCCGCCGCCGGCGACGCCGGTGCGCAGCGGGGTGCCCGAGACCAGGTCGTACGCCTTGAAATAGCTGCCGCACACGACGAACAGCGTCTGCGCCGTGGACCCGATCACCGTGGCGCGGTGCCACTCGTCGCAGCGCGCCGAGGCGCCGTCACCGCCGAACCAGCCGTAGTCGTTCGCCATGACGTTCACGAAGTCCGGCCGGCCGGTGACCGGCGCGCCGGTGTAGGCGGCGGCATCGGGCAGCTGCGGCGGGATCTGTTCCGGTGGCACAACGACTTTCACGGTGGTGGTCGCCGACCGGGTGGTGGGCACGATTGTCGTCGGCGGCGCGGGTGGCGCCTCGGCGACGACGATGATCGGCGGCGGCGTGCCCTGATGGGTGCGGAAGTACGTCGCCAGACCGGCTCCCCCGCCGATCATGAGCGCCGAGATTCCCACCGCCGCCGCGTATGCCGTCACCGTTGCCCGGGGGTTTCCCAACCTCACCACCGGCCCCTCCTGCTTTGTCAATCTTGTCCAGCTGACTGGGACAGTGGTTAGCATACTGGGGCGCAGCGCATTTACAACCGCGAACTGCGATCGAGCTCACAGGAGGACACGAGTGAACATCCAGCATAAGAATGCTTTTCTGCTGGCAGCGACCGGCGTAGCACTGTCCCTGACACTGACAGCGTGCGGCGGCAGCAATGTCCGTAATCCGGACTCCGTCATCACTGTGGCCCCCACCACAACCGCGGCGACCACCATGGCAAATGGCAAGCTACCCGATCCGCTGACCGCCGAGCAGCTCGATCAGAAGCTGCAGAACCTCTTCGGCAAGAAGGAGGTCTCCGACGATCAGCGGCTGGCCGTGGTGCAGAACGGCGAGAAGTTCCGCTCGGATCTGCCCTCCCTGGTGAAGGCCATGAACGAGAACCCCAATGCGACCTTCGGTGTCGTACCGAATTCGGTTGTGCTCAACGGGGACACGCTCGAGGCCGAGTTCTGGCTGGACAAGGACGGCAATGGGAACCGGCGCTCGGCGCCGCTGAATCTCGTTGCGGCCAACGGGGAATGGAAGATCACCTCCGCCGACATCTGCGGTCTGCTGGCCCAGACCGACTACAAGTCGCCGGCGTGCTCGTAATCGGGGAATAGACCGCAACAAGGGGAGGTCCGATCGTGTTTCACTGGCTGGGGCGGTGGGTGTATCGCGCGCGATACGCGGTCATCGTGGGATTCGTTGTGGTGATGGGGGTTTCGGGGGCCTACGGGCTGGGTTATCAGGACCGGCTCACCGCCAAGGGGTACTTCGACGAGACGAGCGAATCGGTGCTCGGCACCGAACTCGCCGATGACGTCTTCGGGCGGGATTTCGACGGCGACGTCATCGCGCTCTACACCGCCCCGCCGGGCAAACACATCACCGACGCGGAATTCGACACCGCGGGCAGCGCGCTCACCCAGCGGCTGCTCACCGAATACCGCACGCAGATCAAGGATGTGAGCGGGTACTGGAACGGCAGTCTGGGCAAGGCGCGCTTCCTCACCAAGGACGCGGACCAGGCGTTCATCAGCATCGGCCTGCAGGGCGACGGGGACCAGGACAGCGTCGAGTTCTACCGCCAGATCCACGACAAGCTCGGCATACCGGGGCTGGATGTGCAGGTCGCCGGGCGGGTTCCGGTGTCCGACGAGGTCGGGCTCACCATGCAGCACGATGTCGAGCGCATGCACCTGATCGCGCTGCCGCTGGTGGCGATCGTGCTGTTCTTCGTCTTCGGCGGCGTTATCGCAGCATCGCTGCCGATGATCATCGGCGGGCTCACCATCGCGGGCGCGTGGGGGGTCATGAATCTGTTCACCGGGTTCATGCCCGTGAACACCATTGCCGACGCGGTGCTTTCGCTCATCGGGCTGGGGCTGGCCATCGACTACGGGCTGTTCATGGTGAGCCGGTTCCGGGAGGAGATCGCCGAGGGCGCGAGCGTGGAAGACGCGGTGCGGACCACGGTTTCGACGGCCGGGCGGACGATCGCGTTCTCCGCCACCATCATCGTAGTGTGCGTGGCCGGGGCGCTCATCTTCCCGATGGTGTTCCTGCGCTCGGCGGCCACGGCGGCGCTGGTCGCCGTTGTGCTGGCGGCGGTGCTGTCCATCACGGTGCTGCCGGCCATGCTGGGGGTGCTCGGAAAACGCGTGGACGCCTTCGGATTCCGGGCGTTCAACCGGACCAGGACCACCGCGCAGATCGACGCGTCGTTCTGGTCGCGGCTGTCGCTGTGGTCGATGCAGCGGCCCGCGCTGCTGGCGGTGCCGATCATCGCGGTGCTGGGCGGATTGCTGATCCCGTTCTTCCAGGTCGAATGGGGCACCGACATGACCGAGAAGTATCTGCCGCCCAACAATGAAACTCGAACGGCGCAGCAGGATTTCGACGCCGCCTTCCCCACCGAACGGGTCTTCCCGCTCAAGCTGGTCATCGACGGCGCGGACCGGGCCACCGCCAATGTCATCGCCGACACGGCGAGCAAGGCCGTCGCCGACGGCCTCACCGGGGAATTCAAGAAACCCTTCTCCAATGGCGTGGCCCGGGAGGGCGCGAACGTCCGGGTGTTCACCGCCGGACTGAAGGAGGGCGCGGACACCGACGCCATCATCGGGACGCTGCGCACCATCCAGCCGCCGGAGGGGGTGCGGCTGTATGTCACCGGCATGCCGGCGCTCGGGCGCGACACTCTCGACGGGCTGGTCGACCGCATGCCCATGCTGCTGGCGATCCTCGTGCTCGCCTCGTTCGTGATGATGTTCCTGGCGTTCGGCTCGTTCGTGCTGCCGATCAAGGCGATCTTCGTGAGCTTCCTGAGCCTCACGGCCACCCTGGGCTTCCTGACCTACGTCTTCTACGACGGGCACGGGGCGCGGCTGCTGGACTTCACGCCGCAGCCGCTGTTCGTGCCGATTCTGGTGATCATGATCGCGATCATCTTCGGGCTGTCCACCGACTACGAGATCTTCCTCATGTCACGCATGGCCGAGGCCCGCGAGAAGGGCGCCGCCACACCGGAAGCCATTCGATACGGCACCGCGCACACCGGCGGCATCATCACCGCGGCGGCGCTGGTGCTGATCGTGGTGACCGGGTCGTTCGGGCTGTCGGAGATCGTGCTCATGAAGTACATCGCCTACGGCATGATCGTGGCACTCATCCTGGACGCCACCATCATTCGCATGCTGCTGGTGCCCGCCGTCATGAAGCTGCTGGGCGACGCCTGCTGGTGGGCGCCGGGCTGGGCCAAGCGGCTGCACCGGCGCATCGGGCTGGCCGAGTACGAGACCCGGGACGAAGCGCCGAAAAACACCGTCGCGGAGGAGATTCCGGCATGAGAGCCCTCGCACTCGCGGCGGGCGTATTGCTCGCCGGCACACCGAACCTGCTGCCCCGCGCGGAGGCCGCGCCGCCACTGCTGATCACCTGCGCGGACTCCTACACCGAGGAATCCCGGCTCGAAGTCAGCTGCCACAACCGGGATTCCGGAGCCGGCACGGTGGATCTGATGTATGTGTGCAGCACGCCGCTGGACTTCGGGCGTCAGATCGTGTTCAACGAGCCCGGCTTTCGCGTCGGCGGCGGGTCGACCCTGCGGCTCACCCGCGACTGCGGGGCCGAGCAGGTGGTGATCAGCTATCAGCTCTGGCCGCTCACCGCCGAGCAGCAGGCCGATATCGACGGCCGCCAAGCCAAGATCCGCGAGCAGCGCGATCAGGCCACGCCGCGGTAGGCGAGACACCTCATAGTGCAGGATCATTCAGTGTCTGAGACAATCTTCTCACCAAGCAGAATGGGGAGAGTTCTGATGTCAAACCGACTGGCCGGCAATGGAATCGACGTGGACGCCGTCATCGAGAAACTGACCGACGCGAGCGTGGACTACTTCGTCGAACAGATCACCGGAGAAAACCTGGTGGCGCACGCGGATTCGATTCTGCGCGACATCTTCGAGATCGAAGAGGCGCTGAGAGTGTCCGACATCCTGGACCGGGAAACGATTCAGGGCAGCGTGCTGGCCATTATCGACCTGCTCAACAGCAGCACGCTCAATCGGCATTTCTTCGAGGCCATCGCCGATGCGATCTACGACCTCGCCGCCAACGACAAATTCCGCCTCGGCGACGTGGTGGACCGCGATGGGGTCGAGAAGCTCATCGCCACCATCGCCGGCATGCATCTCATGTTCGAACGCGGGCTGGATCGGTTCGCCGAGAGCCCGATGCTGGGGACCGTGGCGGCCACCTTCGTCAATCGCATCATGTCCGGCGCGGGTGAGGCGGTGCGCACCCGGGCCGAGAAGTATCCGCTCATGAAATCCGCGCTTTCCCTGGGTGATCGGACCGTCGGGAAGGTGCTCACCGCCGGTGACAAGGCCTTCGGCGAACGGCTGGGCGAAGCCACCGCGGCGGCGGCGCAGTTCGCGGTGCGGCGCACCAACCACGCCATCCTGACCGTCATCAAGGAAACGCCGGTCACCGACGCCGCCATGGAGGTCTACGACCTGTTCGCCAATGAACCCGTCAGCGATCTGCGCGAATTCATCGAACTCGAGGAATTGCGGGCGCTCATCGCGGCCGTGTTCGATCTGGCGACAACTGTCAAGAATCCGGAGTATCTGGCGGATCTCGTCAATGACGTGGTGTCGATCCTGCTCGACCATTATGGGGACTACACGGTGGCCGGACTGGTCAAGGAGGTCGGCATCAGCCCCGAATTCCTGCGCGACGAATTCTGCCGCTACGCACCGGCCGTCATCGAGGCGGCCAAGCAGGACGGCATCCTGGCCGGGCTCG contains:
- a CDS encoding MMPL family transporter — translated: MFHWLGRWVYRARYAVIVGFVVVMGVSGAYGLGYQDRLTAKGYFDETSESVLGTELADDVFGRDFDGDVIALYTAPPGKHITDAEFDTAGSALTQRLLTEYRTQIKDVSGYWNGSLGKARFLTKDADQAFISIGLQGDGDQDSVEFYRQIHDKLGIPGLDVQVAGRVPVSDEVGLTMQHDVERMHLIALPLVAIVLFFVFGGVIAASLPMIIGGLTIAGAWGVMNLFTGFMPVNTIADAVLSLIGLGLAIDYGLFMVSRFREEIAEGASVEDAVRTTVSTAGRTIAFSATIIVVCVAGALIFPMVFLRSAATAALVAVVLAAVLSITVLPAMLGVLGKRVDAFGFRAFNRTRTTAQIDASFWSRLSLWSMQRPALLAVPIIAVLGGLLIPFFQVEWGTDMTEKYLPPNNETRTAQQDFDAAFPTERVFPLKLVIDGADRATANVIADTASKAVADGLTGEFKKPFSNGVAREGANVRVFTAGLKEGADTDAIIGTLRTIQPPEGVRLYVTGMPALGRDTLDGLVDRMPMLLAILVLASFVMMFLAFGSFVLPIKAIFVSFLSLTATLGFLTYVFYDGHGARLLDFTPQPLFVPILVIMIAIIFGLSTDYEIFLMSRMAEAREKGAATPEAIRYGTAHTGGIITAAALVLIVVTGSFGLSEIVLMKYIAYGMIVALILDATIIRMLLVPAVMKLLGDACWWAPGWAKRLHRRIGLAEYETRDEAPKNTVAEEIPA